The Haloarcula sp. DT43 genome includes a region encoding these proteins:
- a CDS encoding universal stress protein, translated as MSSESKGRDLLAHVVLPVATEDDALATARALEPYGPGRVTALHVVEKGDGAPDKTPVEQSEQLAEEAYAAVRTVFPDADEHTAYGRDVAAEIFEAAEAVDASAIAYQSRGGNRLTQFLSGDLSLELVTEADRPVVALPREEEE; from the coding sequence ATGAGCAGTGAGTCCAAGGGCAGGGACCTCCTTGCCCACGTGGTCCTTCCTGTCGCGACCGAAGACGACGCGCTGGCGACAGCCAGAGCACTCGAACCCTACGGTCCGGGCCGCGTGACGGCCCTCCACGTCGTAGAGAAAGGTGACGGCGCGCCGGACAAGACGCCGGTCGAACAGTCCGAACAACTGGCCGAGGAAGCGTACGCCGCCGTCCGGACGGTGTTCCCGGACGCCGACGAACACACCGCCTACGGCCGGGACGTCGCGGCGGAGATCTTCGAGGCGGCCGAGGCGGTCGACGCCAGCGCCATCGCGTACCAGTCCCGCGGCGGGAACCGCCTCACGCAGTTCCTCTCCGGCGACCTCTCGCTCGAACTGGTGACAGAGGCCGACCGGCCGGTCGTCGCCCTCCCCCGCGAGGAGGAAGAATGA
- a CDS encoding hybrid sensor histidine kinase/response regulator, whose translation MSQPAAISVLHVDEDPDFAALTAEMLAEQAGQFTVETASSVREGMDRLATGTVDCVVSDYQLPDRNGIDFLESVREEYPDLPFLLYTGEGSEVVASDAISAGVTDYLQKDVGTSQYAILANRIRNAVESRRRERARTRHLEAIDTAGEGISILDEEGQFRYVNEAFADLYGYAAEELVGEHWAVLYPDEETDVVREEILPAVEETGSWRGVTTGLRADGSTFQEDHRVAATENDELVCTVEDITEREQRERELGRTSTVLQTVIDNLPMGVLVENAEREVLMANDQLGSVLGTSHAAESFIGRDCDVVARELKERFADPERFTDGIVDRLEQREPVRNEEFRLADGRVLERDYVPYSLPDGEGNLWLYREATERKEREQRLQTHRKAMEASIDGMALLDGDGKYSYVNEAHADIYGYDDPEAFAGESWRLCYDDDTVTRFEDEILPTLFAEGSWRGEATGVRSDGSTFPQELSLTVTDEDGIICVIRDVTERKAHEDRLEQLHDATRDLMTATATEEVATIASETATEVLDQPLNSVHLYDTEADALEPVAWAEEVGDLLDGAPAALPVDDSLAGETYRTGDVQRRTDGGDADGAAAAGTPFHSDWYFPLGDHGVFRIASRTAEAVEATDRALADVFAANVETAFDHVKQRQQLQRERDRLDRFASILSHDLRNPLSVARGHLELVECDSDRLDDIARAHARMETLIDEMLTLAREGERVDSPEAVALADAVEECLRTVETDGVTVDTATTQTLRADPNRLKQLLENLLRNAVQHGGDDVTVTVDDLDGGFYVADDGPGIPRADREDVFAVGYSTADEGTGFGLNIVREICDAHGWTVAVTESEAGGARIEVTGVTAAAGDTGH comes from the coding sequence GTGAGCCAACCAGCAGCGATTTCCGTGCTCCACGTCGACGAAGACCCCGACTTCGCGGCGCTGACGGCCGAGATGCTCGCGGAGCAGGCGGGGCAGTTCACCGTCGAGACGGCGTCGAGCGTGCGCGAAGGGATGGACCGACTGGCCACGGGAACCGTCGACTGTGTCGTCAGCGACTATCAGCTCCCCGACCGGAACGGTATCGACTTCCTCGAATCGGTCCGGGAGGAGTATCCGGACTTGCCGTTTCTCCTCTACACCGGCGAAGGGAGCGAAGTGGTCGCGAGCGACGCCATCTCAGCCGGCGTCACCGACTACCTCCAGAAGGATGTCGGGACCAGCCAGTACGCCATCCTCGCCAACAGAATCCGAAACGCCGTCGAGTCGCGACGGCGCGAGCGAGCCCGGACGCGCCACCTCGAAGCCATCGACACGGCCGGTGAGGGTATCAGCATCCTCGACGAAGAGGGGCAGTTCCGCTACGTCAACGAAGCGTTCGCCGACCTCTACGGCTACGCCGCCGAGGAACTGGTCGGGGAGCACTGGGCCGTGCTCTACCCCGACGAGGAGACCGACGTCGTCCGCGAGGAGATATTACCGGCTGTCGAGGAGACGGGCTCTTGGCGCGGCGTGACGACCGGGCTCCGGGCCGACGGGAGTACCTTCCAGGAGGACCACCGGGTCGCCGCGACCGAGAACGACGAACTCGTCTGTACCGTGGAGGACATCACCGAGCGGGAACAGCGCGAGCGGGAACTCGGCCGCACCAGCACCGTCCTCCAGACCGTCATCGACAACCTCCCGATGGGCGTGTTAGTCGAAAACGCCGAGCGCGAGGTGCTAATGGCGAACGACCAGCTGGGGTCGGTACTGGGCACCTCCCACGCCGCCGAGTCGTTCATCGGACGGGACTGTGACGTGGTGGCCAGGGAACTCAAAGAACGGTTCGCCGACCCCGAGCGGTTCACGGACGGCATCGTCGACCGGCTCGAACAGCGGGAGCCGGTGCGGAACGAGGAGTTCAGGCTCGCCGACGGCCGCGTCCTCGAACGCGATTACGTGCCCTACAGCCTGCCGGACGGCGAGGGGAACCTGTGGCTGTACCGCGAAGCGACCGAGCGCAAAGAGCGGGAACAGCGGCTGCAAACCCACCGCAAGGCGATGGAGGCGTCAATCGACGGGATGGCGCTGCTCGACGGGGACGGGAAGTACAGCTACGTCAACGAGGCCCACGCCGACATCTACGGCTACGACGACCCGGAGGCCTTCGCGGGCGAGTCGTGGCGGCTGTGCTACGACGACGACACGGTGACGCGGTTCGAGGACGAGATACTCCCGACGCTGTTTGCGGAGGGGAGCTGGCGCGGCGAGGCGACCGGCGTCCGCAGCGACGGCAGCACGTTCCCACAGGAGCTGTCCCTGACCGTCACCGACGAGGACGGCATCATCTGTGTCATCCGCGACGTCACCGAGCGCAAGGCCCACGAGGACAGACTGGAGCAGTTACACGACGCGACGCGGGACCTGATGACGGCCACGGCGACCGAGGAAGTGGCGACAATCGCCTCCGAAACCGCCACGGAGGTCCTTGACCAGCCGCTGAACAGCGTCCACCTGTACGACACGGAGGCGGACGCGCTGGAGCCCGTCGCGTGGGCCGAGGAGGTAGGGGACCTGCTGGATGGCGCACCGGCGGCGCTCCCGGTGGACGACAGCCTGGCAGGGGAGACGTACCGAACCGGCGACGTGCAGCGTCGCACAGACGGCGGCGACGCGGACGGCGCGGCGGCTGCGGGCACCCCGTTCCACAGCGACTGGTACTTCCCGCTGGGCGACCACGGCGTCTTCAGAATCGCGTCGCGGACGGCGGAGGCCGTCGAGGCGACCGACAGGGCGCTCGCGGACGTGTTCGCCGCCAACGTCGAAACCGCGTTCGACCACGTGAAACAGCGACAGCAGCTCCAGCGCGAACGCGACAGGCTCGATAGGTTCGCCAGTATCCTGTCCCACGACCTTCGGAACCCGCTGAGCGTGGCGCGGGGACACCTAGAGCTGGTCGAGTGTGACAGCGACCGCCTCGACGACATCGCCCGGGCACACGCCCGGATGGAGACGCTCATCGACGAGATGCTGACGCTCGCACGCGAGGGGGAGCGGGTCGACTCGCCGGAGGCGGTCGCGCTCGCGGACGCGGTCGAGGAGTGTCTCCGGACCGTCGAGACGGACGGGGTGACAGTCGACACCGCGACGACGCAGACGCTCCGGGCGGACCCGAACCGGCTGAAACAGCTCCTCGAGAACCTGCTACGGAACGCGGTCCAACACGGCGGCGACGATGTCACGGTCACCGTCGACGACCTGGACGGCGGCTTCTACGTCGCCGACGACGGCCCGGGCATCCCGCGGGCCGACCGCGAGGACGTGTTCGCGGTCGGGTACTCGACCGCGGATGAGGGGACGGGCTTCGGGCTGAACATCGTCCGGGAAATCTGCGACGCGCACGGGTGGACCGTCGCGGTTACCGAGAGCGAGGCCGGTGGCGCGCGAATCGAGGTCACCGGCGTGACGGCCGCCGCCGGCGACACTGGCCACTGA
- a CDS encoding sensor histidine kinase, whose protein sequence is MRYSKRVYLCLSGLVAAVLSGVIVRDIYVDWVVEGKPLWTTVLENSFPLALAGSIFLAGYWLYRNRERLYLASVVRWQLLSGLGTLTLALLVVGVQLIQGEIKPYLLMTQIAIGGTAAGSFVGYASAQQEQTTQAAQRERDRAEALFQNASAEIVDVSATGTDVRIRRANDAFRSAFSAPSTGDRLSAVAAHDESAVARIRDHVLDGEPLEETVTVDTADGTRHYQLRVVPFGEDSAYLLYSDVTELQEVRAELEETVAELEASNERLEDFAYIASHDLQEPLRTVSRYAELVAEDYGDDLDEMGRKYLDTVVTGAERMSSMVNGLLDYSRVTTRGDEMSEVDTAAVVDEVVTDLQVLAEENGGTITVESLPTVTADRDQLWQVFQNLIKNALQHSGDDPVEVTVSGTETAEGCRFTVADDGDGIDPYIEDEIFKIFKSGRNYQTESEARGIGLAVVERIVDRHDGDIRVESEEGKGSTFIFTIPE, encoded by the coding sequence ATGCGTTACAGCAAGCGGGTGTATCTCTGTCTCTCGGGACTCGTCGCGGCAGTGTTGTCAGGGGTCATCGTCCGTGACATCTACGTCGACTGGGTCGTCGAAGGGAAACCGCTCTGGACGACGGTCCTGGAGAACAGTTTCCCGCTCGCCCTCGCCGGCAGCATCTTCCTGGCGGGCTACTGGCTCTACCGGAACCGCGAGCGGCTCTACCTCGCTTCGGTCGTCCGCTGGCAGCTCCTCAGCGGGCTCGGGACGCTGACGCTGGCGCTGCTCGTCGTCGGCGTCCAACTCATCCAGGGCGAGATAAAGCCGTACCTCCTCATGACACAGATAGCCATCGGCGGCACCGCAGCGGGCTCGTTCGTCGGCTACGCGAGCGCCCAGCAGGAACAGACGACGCAGGCGGCCCAGCGCGAGCGCGACCGCGCCGAGGCGCTGTTCCAGAACGCGTCCGCCGAGATAGTCGACGTGAGCGCTACGGGAACGGACGTCCGCATCCGGCGGGCGAACGACGCCTTCCGGTCGGCGTTCTCCGCGCCCTCCACCGGCGACCGGCTGTCGGCTGTCGCCGCTCACGACGAGTCGGCGGTGGCGCGGATTCGGGACCACGTCCTCGACGGCGAGCCGCTCGAAGAGACCGTCACCGTCGACACCGCCGACGGGACGCGACACTACCAGCTCCGGGTCGTCCCCTTCGGCGAGGACAGCGCCTACCTCCTGTACAGCGACGTGACCGAGCTCCAGGAGGTCCGGGCGGAACTGGAGGAGACAGTCGCGGAACTGGAAGCCTCGAACGAGCGCCTGGAGGACTTCGCCTACATCGCCTCACACGACCTCCAGGAACCGCTCCGCACCGTGTCGCGGTACGCGGAACTGGTCGCCGAGGATTACGGGGACGACCTCGACGAGATGGGGCGGAAGTACCTCGATACGGTCGTGACCGGGGCCGAGCGGATGAGTTCGATGGTCAACGGGCTCCTGGACTACTCCCGGGTCACCACCCGCGGGGACGAGATGTCGGAGGTCGACACCGCCGCGGTCGTCGACGAAGTAGTCACGGACCTGCAGGTGCTCGCCGAGGAGAACGGCGGAACCATCACGGTGGAGTCGCTGCCGACGGTCACCGCCGACCGGGACCAGCTCTGGCAGGTGTTCCAGAACCTCATCAAGAACGCGCTCCAGCACTCGGGCGACGACCCCGTCGAGGTCACCGTCTCCGGGACCGAGACGGCCGAGGGCTGTCGGTTCACCGTCGCGGACGACGGCGACGGTATCGACCCCTACATCGAGGACGAGATATTCAAGATATTCAAGAGCGGCCGGAACTACCAGACCGAAAGCGAAGCCCGCGGTATCGGGCTGGCCGTCGTCGAGCGCATCGTCGACCGCCACGACGGCGACATCCGCGTCGAATCCGAAGAAGGGAAAGGTTCAACTTTCATCTTCACCATACCTGAGTAG
- a CDS encoding hybrid sensor histidine kinase/response regulator, with protein MSTSDDVLSVLLIEDNPNDATLIERHLRETTTVFIPGSVDVHHETTLTDGLDRLERDGLDLLLLDLGLPESSGIETFERIEGVVGNLPVIVLTGLQDEQAAVDLLQQGAQDYLNKASLDRDRLIKSVRYALERQDREAELRRTSEQLEVLNRILRHDLKNDLQVLTGWLDTAQMVADGENTYLDNALDTVEHMEEMTANTREYMQLVGGSEPMRLTTVRLDDLLSIECRKAESAYPDAEFDYPSTLPDIAVEANGMLSSVFRNLLNNAVQHCDKDVPQVTVSVETTDDVARVAVADNGPGIPDERKEQLFGKGKQGNKSNGTGIGLYLAETLVEEFGGRIWVADNDPEGTVFRVELNRE; from the coding sequence ATGAGCACGTCAGACGACGTTCTATCGGTCCTCCTCATCGAAGACAACCCCAACGACGCCACGCTCATCGAGCGCCACCTCCGGGAGACGACCACCGTCTTCATTCCGGGCTCCGTCGACGTACACCACGAGACGACGCTCACGGACGGCCTGGACAGGCTCGAACGGGACGGCCTCGACCTCCTGTTGCTCGACCTCGGTCTGCCGGAGAGCAGCGGCATCGAGACGTTCGAACGCATCGAGGGGGTGGTCGGGAACCTGCCCGTCATCGTCCTGACGGGGCTCCAGGACGAGCAGGCCGCGGTGGACCTCCTCCAGCAGGGGGCACAGGACTACCTCAACAAGGCGTCCCTGGACCGCGACCGGCTCATCAAATCGGTCCGCTACGCGCTGGAACGCCAGGACCGAGAGGCCGAACTCCGACGGACCTCCGAGCAACTGGAGGTCTTGAACCGGATTCTCAGACACGACCTGAAGAACGACTTGCAGGTCCTCACCGGGTGGCTGGACACGGCACAGATGGTGGCCGACGGCGAGAACACCTACCTGGACAACGCGCTCGACACCGTCGAGCACATGGAGGAGATGACTGCGAACACCAGGGAGTACATGCAGCTCGTCGGGGGAAGCGAGCCGATGCGGCTGACGACCGTCCGCCTCGACGACCTCCTCTCTATCGAGTGCCGGAAAGCCGAATCGGCCTACCCGGACGCGGAGTTCGACTACCCCTCGACCCTCCCGGACATTGCAGTGGAAGCCAACGGCATGCTGTCGTCCGTCTTCCGGAACCTCCTCAACAACGCCGTCCAGCACTGTGACAAGGACGTGCCGCAGGTAACCGTCTCGGTCGAGACCACCGACGACGTGGCCCGCGTGGCCGTCGCGGACAACGGCCCCGGCATCCCGGACGAGCGGAAGGAACAGCTGTTCGGCAAGGGGAAACAGGGGAACAAGAGCAACGGGACCGGCATCGGGCTGTATCTCGCCGAGACGCTCGTTGAGGAGTTCGGCGGGCGCATCTGGGTGGCGGACAACGACCCGGAAGGGACGGTGTTCCGCGTCGAACTGAACCGGGAGTGA
- a CDS encoding APC family permease, which yields MSKGQTRSPEAELGLLDATMIGMGAMIGAGIFVLTGLAAEIAGPAAIVVFALNGVVTAFTGLSYAELAASIPKSGGGYAFVREIFDDFASFIMGWMLWFAYMIAGALYALGFAPNFLELLHVYGVVPPPEQVGAVALPVLDAALPLSFLLAFLAVLGLVALNAVSTAASGSVETIFTVIKVSILVVFVAFGLASPMFSGAEFQPLFPEGSGAAAVLPAMGLTFIAFEGYDLITTVTEEVQNPRENIPKAIFISLAVTVVVYLAVVTVAVGTLGAGGLAEAGEAGIATAATSFMPTGLPVIQNGGALIVFGAVFSTLTALNAVVIASSRVAFSMGREGQLLPSVGQLHHRYGTPFVAILASAVVMLASVALPTQSAGNMSSLFFLLSFIIVNVAVIRLRRERPNMNRPYEMPFYPAPPIIGIALNLLLTGVLVEFLLRTDPLALALSAAWILLGAAAYFALKRAKTPPESGPATDDTEITPEAED from the coding sequence ATGAGTAAGGGCCAGACGCGGTCACCGGAGGCCGAACTCGGGTTGCTCGACGCGACGATGATAGGGATGGGCGCGATGATAGGGGCCGGTATCTTCGTGCTGACGGGGCTGGCCGCCGAAATCGCCGGCCCGGCCGCGATTGTCGTCTTCGCCCTGAACGGCGTTGTGACGGCGTTCACCGGGCTCTCGTACGCGGAACTCGCCGCGTCGATTCCGAAAAGCGGCGGCGGATACGCCTTCGTGCGAGAGATATTCGACGACTTCGCCTCGTTCATCATGGGGTGGATGCTCTGGTTCGCCTACATGATAGCAGGGGCGCTGTACGCGCTGGGGTTCGCGCCGAACTTCCTCGAACTGCTGCACGTCTACGGCGTGGTCCCGCCGCCAGAGCAGGTGGGTGCCGTGGCGCTGCCGGTGCTGGACGCGGCGCTCCCGCTGTCGTTCCTGCTCGCGTTTCTCGCGGTCTTGGGCCTAGTGGCGCTCAACGCCGTCTCGACGGCCGCGAGCGGGAGCGTCGAGACGATTTTCACCGTCATCAAGGTGTCAATCCTGGTGGTGTTCGTCGCTTTCGGGCTCGCCTCGCCGATGTTCTCCGGGGCCGAGTTCCAGCCGCTGTTCCCGGAGGGCAGCGGGGCGGCCGCCGTCTTGCCGGCGATGGGGCTCACCTTCATCGCCTTCGAAGGCTACGACCTCATCACCACGGTGACAGAGGAGGTACAGAACCCGCGCGAGAACATCCCGAAGGCCATCTTCATCAGCCTCGCCGTGACCGTCGTCGTCTACCTCGCGGTCGTGACGGTCGCCGTCGGAACCCTCGGCGCGGGGGGTCTGGCCGAGGCCGGCGAGGCGGGCATCGCCACGGCGGCGACGTCGTTCATGCCGACCGGGCTCCCGGTCATCCAGAACGGCGGCGCGCTCATCGTCTTCGGGGCCGTGTTCTCGACGCTCACCGCCCTCAACGCGGTCGTCATCGCCTCCTCGCGCGTGGCGTTCTCGATGGGGCGCGAGGGGCAGTTGCTCCCCTCTGTGGGTCAGCTACACCACCGTTACGGGACGCCGTTCGTCGCAATCCTCGCCAGCGCGGTCGTGATGCTCGCGTCGGTCGCATTACCGACCCAGAGCGCCGGCAACATGTCGAGCCTGTTTTTCTTGCTGTCGTTCATCATCGTCAACGTCGCCGTCATCAGGCTCCGCCGGGAGCGGCCGAACATGAACCGCCCGTACGAGATGCCGTTCTACCCCGCCCCGCCGATAATCGGCATCGCGCTCAATCTGCTCCTGACCGGGGTGCTCGTGGAGTTTCTCCTCCGGACGGACCCGCTGGCGCTGGCGCTCAGCGCGGCGTGGATTCTGCTCGGCGCGGCCGCGTATTTCGCCCTCAAGCGGGCGAAGACCCCGCCGGAGTCAGGACCGGCGACCGACGACACCGAAATAACACCGGAGGCAGAAGACTGA
- a CDS encoding amino acid permease, whose amino-acid sequence MSEEDLAKDLGPLAALTIGVGTMIGAGIFVLPGEAILTAGSLASVAFVLGGVIAMFTALSASELGTAMPRSGGAYYYVNHALGPMFGSVAGWANWLGLAFASAFYMVGFGRYIARIFGLSGSVGVGPVSITVVKLVALVGGAFFVFINYVGAKETGRLQNVIVVLLIGILTVFTLLGTLRAEPSNLPAATDMITTLETTGLIFVSYLGFVQITSVAEEIKDPGKNLPRAVIGSVVIVTVIYALVLVIMSAAVPQGFIADVITSDAENPIAVVEVGSYIQGAAMGGALLFGGLLATASSANASILASSRINFAMGRDRIVTPALNEIHPRFGTPYRAIGITGGLILLFIVVGDLTLLSGAASGLHLIIYGLLNLALIVMRYVDPEEYAPDFVVPLYPLLPILGAALSFALLVFVASDALLLSFGIAAAAVLWYGLYARSRTEKQGILSKHIISRSEEMPDAAVSAAAGVQPDGGQYRVMVPLANPAHEQDLITLASAIAKQRGGTVIATHIVTVPDQTALSAAADRSDEIDRTSQQLLDSARDDAETFGVDVETHTILSHKSFEAIFDAARTHTADLVVMGWGPDAHGSPGRAESAMDELTEAVPCDFLVLRDRGFDPSRILLPTAGGPDSELSAAIAKLLQTEYDSEVTLLNVADDREDGERFLQEWAAEQGLEDAELLVKSGDVETAIQNAAADATLLLIGATEEGLLRRLVSKSLVLDIVDDVECSVLLAEKDRDRGLLERLF is encoded by the coding sequence ATGAGCGAGGAGGACCTCGCCAAGGACCTCGGGCCGCTGGCCGCCCTGACGATAGGCGTCGGGACGATGATTGGCGCCGGCATCTTCGTGCTCCCGGGCGAGGCAATCCTCACCGCGGGGTCGCTGGCGTCGGTGGCGTTCGTCCTGGGCGGGGTCATCGCCATGTTCACGGCGCTGTCGGCCAGCGAACTCGGCACGGCGATGCCACGCTCCGGCGGGGCCTACTACTACGTCAACCACGCGCTCGGGCCGATGTTCGGCTCGGTCGCCGGCTGGGCCAACTGGCTCGGCCTGGCCTTCGCCTCCGCCTTCTACATGGTCGGGTTCGGCCGGTACATCGCCCGCATCTTCGGCCTCTCCGGGAGCGTCGGCGTCGGCCCGGTGTCGATTACCGTCGTCAAGCTCGTGGCGCTCGTCGGCGGCGCGTTCTTCGTGTTCATCAACTACGTCGGAGCCAAGGAGACCGGCCGACTCCAGAACGTCATCGTCGTCCTGCTCATCGGCATCCTCACGGTCTTTACGCTCCTGGGGACGCTCCGGGCCGAGCCGTCGAACCTCCCGGCGGCCACCGACATGATAACCACCCTCGAGACCACGGGGCTCATCTTCGTCTCCTATCTCGGTTTTGTCCAGATTACGAGCGTGGCCGAGGAGATAAAGGACCCCGGCAAGAACCTCCCGCGGGCGGTCATCGGCAGCGTCGTCATCGTGACGGTCATCTACGCCCTCGTGCTGGTCATCATGAGCGCGGCCGTTCCGCAGGGGTTCATCGCCGACGTCATCACCTCCGACGCCGAGAACCCCATCGCCGTCGTCGAGGTCGGGAGCTACATCCAGGGGGCCGCCATGGGCGGCGCGCTCCTGTTCGGCGGCCTGCTCGCGACCGCCTCCAGTGCGAACGCCTCAATCCTCGCGTCCTCGCGCATCAACTTCGCCATGGGTCGGGACCGAATCGTCACGCCGGCGCTCAACGAGATACACCCCCGGTTCGGGACCCCCTACCGGGCAATCGGCATCACCGGCGGCCTGATTCTCCTGTTCATCGTTGTCGGGGACCTGACGCTGCTGTCGGGTGCCGCGTCGGGGCTGCACCTCATCATCTACGGGCTGTTGAACCTCGCGCTCATCGTCATGCGCTACGTCGACCCCGAGGAGTACGCCCCTGATTTCGTGGTGCCGCTGTACCCACTGCTGCCGATTCTCGGTGCCGCGCTCTCCTTTGCGTTGCTGGTGTTCGTCGCCAGCGACGCCCTGTTGCTCTCCTTTGGCATCGCCGCCGCGGCGGTGCTGTGGTACGGGCTCTACGCCAGGTCACGGACGGAGAAACAGGGCATCCTGTCGAAACACATCATCTCGCGGTCCGAGGAGATGCCGGACGCGGCCGTCAGCGCGGCCGCCGGCGTCCAGCCCGACGGCGGGCAGTACCGCGTGATGGTGCCCCTGGCCAACCCCGCACACGAACAGGACCTCATCACACTCGCCAGCGCCATCGCCAAACAGCGGGGCGGCACCGTCATCGCCACCCACATCGTCACGGTCCCCGACCAGACGGCGCTGTCGGCCGCCGCCGACCGCTCCGACGAGATAGACCGGACCTCACAGCAACTGCTCGACAGCGCCCGCGACGACGCCGAGACGTTCGGCGTCGACGTCGAGACGCATACCATCCTCTCGCACAAGTCATTCGAGGCCATCTTCGATGCCGCTCGCACGCACACGGCGGACCTCGTCGTGATGGGATGGGGGCCGGACGCACACGGCTCGCCCGGGCGGGCCGAGTCGGCCATGGACGAACTCACCGAGGCGGTGCCCTGTGACTTCCTCGTCCTCCGGGACCGCGGGTTCGACCCCTCGCGCATCCTGCTCCCGACAGCCGGTGGCCCGGACTCCGAGCTGTCGGCCGCCATCGCGAAACTGCTGCAGACCGAATACGATTCCGAGGTGACGCTGCTCAACGTCGCCGACGACCGCGAGGACGGCGAACGCTTCCTCCAGGAGTGGGCGGCCGAACAGGGGCTGGAGGACGCCGAGTTGCTGGTCAAGTCCGGCGACGTCGAGACCGCCATCCAGAACGCCGCCGCCGACGCGACGCTGCTGCTCATCGGCGCGACCGAGGAGGGGCTGCTCCGTCGGCTCGTCTCGAAGTCGCTCGTCCTCGACATCGTCGACGACGTGGAGTGTTCGGTCCTGCTGGCGGAGAAAGACCGCGACCGCGGCCTGCTCGAACGGCTGTTCTGA
- a CDS encoding response regulator has protein sequence MTPDESPSERSLSQDREPVEVLLAEDNPNDIELTRKAFEEGKMLNNLHVVQDGVEAIQFLRQEDEYADAPRPDIVLLDLEMPRKGGVEVLEDMEQDPVLKKLPVVVLTSSEAERDIVESYEHSANAYLTKPVGYQAFQDIVREIENFWFSIVKLPPTE, from the coding sequence ATGACGCCCGACGAGTCACCATCTGAGAGGTCTCTATCCCAAGACCGGGAGCCAGTCGAGGTACTCCTCGCCGAGGACAACCCGAACGATATCGAACTCACCAGGAAGGCGTTCGAGGAGGGGAAGATGCTCAACAACCTCCACGTCGTCCAGGACGGCGTGGAGGCGATACAGTTCCTCCGGCAGGAGGACGAGTACGCCGACGCGCCCCGCCCGGACATCGTCCTCCTCGACTTGGAGATGCCCCGCAAGGGCGGCGTGGAGGTACTGGAGGACATGGAGCAGGACCCGGTGTTGAAGAAGCTCCCGGTCGTCGTGTTGACCAGTTCGGAGGCCGAGCGGGACATCGTCGAATCGTACGAACACTCCGCGAACGCCTACCTGACCAAGCCGGTCGGCTACCAGGCCTTTCAGGACATCGTCCGCGAAATCGAGAACTTCTGGTTCTCGATTGTGAAACTCCCACCGACCGAATGA
- a CDS encoding potassium channel family protein: MTRTKRFVIAGGGRVGTQTARNLAEQGHDVLVIESDEERVEALSDAYIGPVIHGDATRPSILKQADLAEADAVAALTDEPGTNLAICMEAQQYAPSVRTIARAETGTDQEYDEVVDATLLPEYLGGDHAADMLTGADVRTLVYPTADLDIIEVGVAPSAPVAGRRLDEIALPAGSLLISTADRTELAGPDTVLEPGERYIVAVEADVVDEVLHLLRG, translated from the coding sequence ATGACCCGAACAAAGCGATTCGTCATCGCCGGCGGCGGCCGCGTCGGGACACAGACCGCCCGGAACCTCGCCGAGCAGGGTCACGACGTGCTGGTCATCGAGTCCGACGAGGAGCGCGTCGAGGCGCTCTCGGACGCGTACATCGGTCCCGTCATCCACGGTGACGCGACGCGCCCGTCGATTCTGAAACAGGCCGACCTGGCCGAGGCCGACGCCGTCGCCGCGCTCACCGACGAACCGGGCACGAACCTCGCTATCTGCATGGAGGCCCAGCAGTACGCCCCGTCGGTTCGGACCATCGCCAGGGCTGAGACGGGGACCGACCAGGAGTACGACGAAGTCGTCGACGCGACGCTGCTGCCGGAGTATCTCGGCGGCGACCACGCGGCGGACATGCTGACCGGCGCGGACGTCCGGACGCTCGTCTATCCGACCGCCGACCTCGACATCATCGAGGTGGGCGTCGCCCCGTCGGCCCCCGTCGCCGGCCGGCGACTCGACGAAATCGCGCTGCCGGCCGGGAGCCTGCTGATTTCGACGGCCGACCGGACGGAACTCGCGGGCCCCGACACGGTTTTAGAGCCCGGCGAGCGCTACATCGTCGCCGTCGAGGCCGACGTGGTCGACGAGGTGTTGCACCTGCTGCGCGGCTAG